The Zerene cesonia ecotype Mississippi chromosome 14, Zerene_cesonia_1.1, whole genome shotgun sequence genome window below encodes:
- the LOC119832095 gene encoding uncharacterized protein LOC119832095, which translates to MYRNIALVLAAIVTSHLCLANPVPDPTFGHRTHIRIHVPAEVHTVHHHHVETVPIVREVPVVHTVPVIKPVPVINTVHVPIVKTVAIEKPVLVPVREHYSYLH; encoded by the exons ATGTACCGCAACATCGCT TTAGTATTGGCCGCCATAGTCACCAGCCATCTGTGTCTCGCCAACCCTGTGCCAGATCCCACATTCGGTCACAGAACTCA CATCAGAATCCACGTCCCAGCTGAAGTACACACAGTCCACCACCACCATGTGGAAACTGTGCCCATCGTGAGAGAAGTGCCCGTGGTACACACCGTCCCGGTCATCAAGCCTGTGCCTGTGATCAACACTGTACATGTACCCATTGTTAAGACGGTGGCCATTGAAAAACCCGTCCTCGTACCAGTCAGAGAGCACTACAGCTACTTGCATTGA